The Burkholderia lata genome contains a region encoding:
- a CDS encoding TraB/GumN family protein has translation MPEALAARASGVRRAGASSARVMRAYRYARRWSVRTVTGAALAGACVAASLVVPVESARAEGRAPATSPIHPSQVPPPGMSLPGFHAPAVSDGTVSRGTVRVQPARMPFYVATKGKVTLYVLGTLHTGDPSDYPSAQPFRPRILAALAASPTLALELSPDDLLESQDDVSKYGVCRYPCLQRLLPEPLWQRLAARLRGNPAALTEIRKMRPWLAALVVETYDSLSAGLQTEYGTEAQLQNVFLKKKGGRVIGLETLAEQMRAFTGLTLAEQREMLAQDMVQTPAQNADDIKALHRLWRIGDADAISAWAVAKSERLARSKALSDAIDNKIVYERNRRFVARMTAIAAPNRPLFVAIGALHLGGPRGVLELLRQQGYRVDAN, from the coding sequence ATGCCTGAAGCGTTGGCGGCGCGCGCGTCCGGCGTGCGCCGTGCGGGGGCAAGCAGCGCGCGCGTGATGCGCGCGTACCGCTACGCGCGGCGCTGGAGCGTGCGTACCGTCACGGGCGCGGCGCTGGCCGGCGCGTGCGTGGCGGCCAGCCTCGTGGTTCCTGTCGAATCCGCGCGCGCCGAAGGGCGCGCGCCGGCCACTTCACCGATCCATCCGTCGCAAGTCCCGCCGCCCGGCATGAGCCTGCCGGGCTTTCACGCGCCCGCCGTGTCGGACGGCACGGTGTCGCGCGGCACCGTGCGCGTGCAGCCCGCGCGCATGCCGTTCTACGTTGCAACCAAGGGCAAGGTCACGCTGTACGTGCTCGGCACGCTGCACACGGGCGACCCGTCCGATTACCCGAGCGCGCAGCCGTTCCGGCCGCGCATCCTCGCGGCGCTCGCCGCGTCGCCCACACTGGCGCTCGAGCTGTCGCCCGACGACCTGCTCGAATCGCAGGACGACGTGTCGAAGTACGGCGTCTGCCGCTACCCGTGCCTGCAGCGCCTGCTGCCCGAGCCGCTGTGGCAGCGGCTCGCGGCGCGTCTGCGCGGTAACCCGGCCGCGCTCACCGAGATCCGCAAGATGCGGCCGTGGCTCGCGGCGCTCGTCGTCGAGACCTACGATTCGCTGTCGGCCGGCCTGCAGACCGAGTACGGCACCGAGGCGCAGCTACAGAACGTGTTCCTGAAGAAGAAGGGCGGCCGCGTGATCGGGCTCGAGACGCTCGCCGAACAGATGCGCGCGTTCACCGGGCTGACGCTCGCCGAGCAGCGCGAGATGCTCGCGCAGGACATGGTGCAGACCCCCGCGCAGAACGCCGACGACATCAAGGCGCTGCACCGACTGTGGCGAATTGGCGACGCCGATGCGATCTCGGCATGGGCGGTCGCGAAGAGCGAACGACTCGCGCGTTCGAAGGCGCTGTCGGACGCGATCGACAACAAGATCGTGTACGAGCGCAACCGCCGCTTCGTTGCACGAATGACGGCAATCGCCGCGCCGAACCGGCCGCTGTTCGTCGCGATCGGCGCGCTGCACCTGGGTGGCCCGCGCGGCGTGCTCGAATTGTTGCGTCAACAAGGTTACAGGGTCGACGCGAACTGA